The nucleotide sequence AGATAAATTTGATCAAATCCTGTTTCTTATTCAGCGACAAATCATCAGCCCTGATTTTTTGGGGGAAGTTGCCAAGGAAACGGGTTTATATGCCGATGGGCTGGATGAAGAAGGGCAGGCAGATATTCTCTATCAGGTAGCCCGCAGGACACGAGTTGAACGTGTCAAAATGGATGCATCGGCTGGCTTTAGTAGCTCGACTTTTTTGGAAGGATTTGTGATCGCTTATATGGATCAGGATCCGAAAACTGCCATGCGGGTGACGACGCGCATGGCCGACAAATTCATTGAAGATACGAACAAGGAACGTGAAAAGGAAGTCGAGGGTGCCGGAGAGTTTTTGGATCAAGAGTTGCAGCAGATGAAGCGTGAATTGGAGAAAAAAGAAGAGCGCATCAGTCAGTTTAAGAAGACACACGTAGGAGGGCTTCCCAGCCAGGGAGAAGCCAATATGCGTTCACTGGATCGTGTGGAAGTGGATCTCGTGAAGACGAACGAGGATCTACAGCGCCATTCTGAGAAGCTTACCATGCTGAATCAAGCGGTGCAGCAGTACCGAGCGTCTGGGCAGCAAAGTCCTAGTCTTGTAACCTCACGATCCATGGAACCAGATCCGTTGTTTAAGAGGCTTCGAGAACTGCGAGAACAACTTGTGAAATTGAGGGCTGAGTTCTGGGATGGGTATCCCGAGGTGGTTTTAGTAAAGGAAGAAATTCGACAAGTCGAGGATGAGTTAGTAAATGTGTATGGCCGAGACGCAATCCGGTCGGATAAGGCACCGCTCGATCCGTATCTTCAGGACCTTGCGAAGTTGCAGAGTGAAGAGAGGGCAGAGATTTCGCTGCTCCAGCGGCGCCTCGGGCAATTACAAGTTTCCAGGCAAGATCTTGAAAAACGACTGGAGCGGTCGCCCATCGTTGAACAAGAACTCCTGGTTCTTGAACGCGACTACAGTAATCTGAAGGACAATTATGCAAAAATTCTCGATAAACGCTTGCACACACGCGTCCAGGAGAACATCGAGAAACGACAGCAAGGCGGGAAGTTCCGCATCATCGAGCATGCTATGCTCCCGCTGGCACCAGTTGCCCCAAACAAAGTGAAAGTGTTGGCGCTAGGACTTTTGTTCGGCTGTGTGTTAGGAGGAGGGCTGGCGATCCTACGCGAACGACTGACGGAACAATTCCGAAGTCCAGAGGATGTGGAATTTCTACTTGCGGGGCCTCGATTGTTGGCTGCTATTCCTGATTTTTCATCCTTGTGGCAGACAGGTAATGGTTCAGATTCACCGCAGCGATCCGCATTGCCAAGGCTTTCCCTCGGCATGACCATGAACTCCCGATCTGAGGTTGCACTCAACAATCGATCTGCCGTAGCGCAATCGAGCTTCCAGGAGCTTGATCGAAGATTTGTTACGAAACTCTTCCCGCGTTCCATGGCAGCCGAGCAATATCGAGTGGCCGCAGCGCGGTTACAGCTCGCCAATGGAGCGGGTGGGCCAATCGTTGTATCTGTGACAAGTGCAATTAAGGGTGAGGGCAAAACCACGACCGTGATCAATCTTGGGTATACACTGGCCCGAGATTTTGGAAGACGAGTACTCCTCGTGGATTGTGATTTTGTATTTCCTGAAATGGCGGCGTTTCTTGAAGCACCCGTCGAGTATGGACTTGTTGATTGCTTACGAACCAATATTCCCCCACAGCAAGCGATGGGCGCCTTTTCCGATGTGTCCTGTTGGATTATGCCTGCAGGCCAATCGGTTGCTGGTTCTAATGAATTGTTACGAGCTGGGCAACTAAGCCGAGTGCTGTCACAGTTGCGAGAGGAGTTTGATTACATCCTTCTGAATGCGCCTCCCATTCTCCCCGTGGCAACCATGAATGTGCTGGAAAGCCATTGCGACCTCCATGTGCTTGTCGTGCGGGCAAATGTGACGTCAAAGCAGGCGGTCAAGCAGGCACTTGGTTCGCTACGGGCGCAAAAGCCCATCCATGTGATCCTAAATGGCGTGGCGTCCAACTCACTTCCAAGCTACATGCTGGATTATTCGCCAAAGGAACGGTCCGTGGCGGTATAGGCATTGGGCCCCTGGATAAGTGTGAAATGGATAGAAATCTCCCGTCGTTCTTGAAACCAGCGGCTCCCTCCCCTCAGGCCAAAGCGGTCTGGCAGGAGGGGGGGGACGCAGCCTCTCTATTGGGAGGCTGCAGGAAACAGAATGAACGGTTGCCTAGGTTCCTGATCTGGTGGGACGTAGGCAGGCGCTTGGTCACCAGCTGGTCCTAGATATCTGATAAACCGGTAAATAACACGCAAGTCCTGCTCCTTCATTTCGCGCAGGACAAACCAGGGCATAGGGGGGCGAAACTCGACCGAGCGAGCAATCCGAACCCACTGCTCCTCTGAAAGCTTGTACATGTATAGCCGTAAGTTGCTTGCATAGGTGGTACCCCAGGGGCCCCGCCATCCCATCGCATCTCCTTTGAGCCAGTCTTTCTCTGGGATTTTCCCTGCAGCCTCCGCGTAGCCGGTCGTATGACAATCGTTACAACCAGCGATTTTGATGATATACCGTGCATGATCGGCAGTCTTCCTATCCAAAGCCTGCGGCTGACCACTTGCCCTGGTCTGTTCACCAGCTATCGCTCCTGTGACGAGCGTGATAACAAGCCCGAGACATAACGGTATTGCATGGATGACTCGTGTCATGTGCATGGTGTCGTCCCCTCCTATGCGCTTCTTTATGGATCGTGTACGGCTGAGTACAATCATCGATTGTTCATGCTGGAGTGTGGGAAGGGTAGTGGTTAGTAATCATCGATTTCGTCAGTTTCATCGAGCATCTCCACCATGACTTCCTCTGGCTCCGCAGTCCATTGGGCTAGTGGAATGCTTTTCGCTTTGAGAATGGCCTCCTGCTCCGTTCCTGCAGCCAAGGTGAGCTCATAGCTCACTGTCTGTTTGACTTGAAACATTCTCATATTGATTCACCTTTGTGCGTATTCTTTGGTCATTGATCCAGCAACTGGGAGCTCTCCGGTCACTTCAGAATGACCCTAGACGTCATCAGCTCGGTGGACCGATGATCCGTTAGCAGGGTCTCTTTTTCCCCTGCATTCGTTCCTGCTCCAGCTCCGTCTGTTGCCGCATCTGTTCAAGTTGAAGCTGAAAGTGCCGCGCTCTCTCGTCGTTCAGGCCTAGAGGTCGTGTAGTCCCACCGACTCCATCTTTCCCGGCGGCTTGGACCAGTATGGTGGTGAGAACGGTGCCCACTATAACACCGAGTATGAAATTCCACATCGTTTTGCTGTCAGGCTCCTTTCTTTAGATCTATCCCACGTCCGGGGATGGGGGCGTGAGGGGATGGTCACCTTTCACGGGAGTTTCCTATCGAGTAGCAAGGGTATTTTAATCGATCCGGCCTCAGATACCATAGTGACATGTCTTGTCTGAGCTAGAAGATGTGTATGGCCACACAGTCGTTGCCTTGACTCTATTTCCATCGCTTTGTTAGAGTGCTGAACCAATCTAAATATTTGAAAGTTCCACCGTTTCTGAACCATTTCCACGAGTAACACTGAGGCAATATTGTGATGAACGCCTGGTTGTGTGATGACTTGCATCGCTTCAATCGTCGCCTATGTATCGATGGGCTCCAAGGAGAATGGGGTGCTGGAGATTCGGTAGCTGAAGAAGAAGAGCTGCCGCTGCCTCCACAAAGTGTCCATGCCAAGCCTGGGAATGGGCGCATTACCATCACCTGGGATCCGGTTCCGGATGCCATGTACTACAATCTCTACTTTCAGACAACAAAGGGTGTGCAGATCAAGTTTTCCGAGCTGACCAGACCCATCGCTGGTCCCGAAGATTTTAAGAGCGCCATCGGGGTCAAGAAGGACAAGTCGACTTGCTTGGAAGGGGCCTCCAGTCCCTACGTCCATGACGACCTCGCCAATGGCACCTGCTACCACTATGTCGTCACGGTGGTGACGTCGAAAGGTGAAAGCCTCGAATCTCAAGAAGTCATGGCGATTCCATCGCCGTATCTCCTCGCCATGGTGATTGGATGCGAGGGAGTCGATGATGGGGAGCTCAGTTCTCCGACCGGTATCACGCTCGACAAGGAAGGCAATCTCTATGTGGCGGATACCGATAACCATTCTATTCAGAAGTTCGACAAGACGGGGAAGTTTCTGGCTCGATGGGGAGGAGAACCCAGTTCGCAAGAAGGGCAGTTCTACTACCCTCGTGGGTTGGCTG is from Candidatus Nitrospira nitrosa and encodes:
- a CDS encoding polysaccharide biosynthesis tyrosine autokinase encodes the protein MQHFEAPVHVEQDGFRAAREYLVIASRNKWVILGSLALSLVLALAYYLIATKYYQSNTLIVAEGPKGINSVIDRFDSGGRKGDLEDKFDQILFLIQRQIISPDFLGEVAKETGLYADGLDEEGQADILYQVARRTRVERVKMDASAGFSSSTFLEGFVIAYMDQDPKTAMRVTTRMADKFIEDTNKEREKEVEGAGEFLDQELQQMKRELEKKEERISQFKKTHVGGLPSQGEANMRSLDRVEVDLVKTNEDLQRHSEKLTMLNQAVQQYRASGQQSPSLVTSRSMEPDPLFKRLRELREQLVKLRAEFWDGYPEVVLVKEEIRQVEDELVNVYGRDAIRSDKAPLDPYLQDLAKLQSEERAEISLLQRRLGQLQVSRQDLEKRLERSPIVEQELLVLERDYSNLKDNYAKILDKRLHTRVQENIEKRQQGGKFRIIEHAMLPLAPVAPNKVKVLALGLLFGCVLGGGLAILRERLTEQFRSPEDVEFLLAGPRLLAAIPDFSSLWQTGNGSDSPQRSALPRLSLGMTMNSRSEVALNNRSAVAQSSFQELDRRFVTKLFPRSMAAEQYRVAAARLQLANGAGGPIVVSVTSAIKGEGKTTTVINLGYTLARDFGRRVLLVDCDFVFPEMAAFLEAPVEYGLVDCLRTNIPPQQAMGAFSDVSCWIMPAGQSVAGSNELLRAGQLSRVLSQLREEFDYILLNAPPILPVATMNVLESHCDLHVLVVRANVTSKQAVKQALGSLRAQKPIHVILNGVASNSLPSYMLDYSPKERSVAV